Below is a genomic region from Daphnia pulicaria isolate SC F1-1A chromosome 10, SC_F0-13Bv2, whole genome shotgun sequence.
ATCAATGAGAGCGGCAACCAGAAACAAATCGGTGACGGAAGCGGGACCGTTTCTAGCGGTGCTTTCTCATTCACCAATCCGGAAGGAGCCGTTATAACCGTCACTTGGATTGCTAACGAGAACGGGTTCCAGGCCACCGGCGACCATTTGCCCACTCCTCACCCcacgcccgagcacgtcgTCAAGATGCTCGCCGATATGGAAGCTGCTGCTTTACACGCTATTTCCACCATTCCATGAATGTAGAAAATTGGTCAAGTGTTTGCCTTTTAATACACAACTCGGGGACGGAATTCtcgtttcctttcttttctggtATACTTCGACTCCTGATAATGTATACCGTGTTTTATCAATATAATGCAATaaaagctttttatttttattcaaagatttggtttttatgtttgcaAATTCCAGCTGCGGCGGACCGTGtgctgattgtttcaaatatttgcataaGTCATCAAATATAAactcaaaatgaaaagaaagtctGCTGAAAGAAAGTGGATGTGTCTGATATTTAGCTTTCTGTCAACTTCACAAGGATACACCTATCTGTCtggatttttacttttatcccCTTCAAAACATGGCATTCAAACATGATTGACGTTTGACGAATCATCTTAAGTCGATAGCGATCATATAGCAGCGAATGCTATTAGCGGAACAAGTAAAACGGGAGGAACATATATacagaggagaagaagacCGAAAAGATCTGATACGGATGACGATGGCCTTGTGTCAAACGTTTTAAGTGATTTTAGTGAAAGTTATGGTTCTCGCCATCAGCCATCTAGTCAACCCTCTCTCCACCCATGTCGTACCCGTATGTGCTGCAGACGATTGCCCCGTTCTCCTTCCGTGAAttccgtttttgttttgggaTGTTTCTTTCCATTTGCCAACTATGGATATAGTTATTAGCTTTCTTGAAAAAAGAGCTATACTAAACTTCCCTTTTTCGATCGCATTCGCTGATAAAAACGAGTATAAGAAGACCACGGAGGAACCAGCACAAGTCacagaatcttcttcttcattcaagCGAACAACAAGTTCTACAATCCCCCCACAAAACATCCATCATgaaattggtaaaaaaaaaaattcgattgttttaaaattcttagTTTATCTATTCGTTGAACAGAGCGAGCGAGAAATAATTTGgtttacaatttatttttcgcttTGTGAATtactatttctattttttatagTTGATTGTCGTTGCTCTCTTTGCTGTGGCTTCCGCTAACACCTTCCAAAACCCGTGGTCAACTGCAAGAGTATTGAAAATCGACGATGAAAAACCTGTGGCCATTTTGAGATCTGCCAGTGACTTTAAGGACGATGGAAGCTGGAGGCATAGGTATGTATCAATTTAGTAAGCTAATAGAACTAGTTAATAGAATCGCATTTCTCAAACGATGTCCTGATTATGTCCTGCGCCTATGTTGTATAGCTTTGCCAGTGAAGACGGAATTCAGGTCGAAGCCAACGGATTCCAGAAGCGCGTCGGACCTAAACCCGAGGACGTTGGTGCCGTTTCTCGCGGATCTTACTCTTACACTTCTCCGGAAGGATTCCTCATCACCGTCAACTGGGTTGCCGATGAGAACGGATTCCAGGCCAAAGGTGACCACTTGCCCGTCGCTCCCCCCATGCCCCCGCACGTCGTCAAGATGCTCGCCGACTTGAGAGCCGCCGGTCGTCTGTAAACACTTTTTCGATTTCAATACGATTTTTCAACGACACTTAGCTATTACCTACCCCTTTTTACTGACGATTCAAGATGCCTgccaatttcacaattttgaaaaaatcagacAAATAACTGTGCACAAAATGTACCATACGTTGGGATTAATGAATAAACCATGACGGCATTTTTAACAACTCCTTTTAACGTAACAAAAGTTATTTCCAGTCCGAGCGCAATTGAAGACGTGTTCAAAATTACATACTGCAAGACTGCTAATTGCGGTTCGAAAACAACACCTAGCACTGTAATTTCAATTGCTATTGTGCATGAGTTacttatttaaaagaaaccgAGAGTTGAAGTGTCGCCGAATAATTAAGTCTCGTGTGTGTTGGAAGAGCTGTCAAAGccctgctgtgtgtgtgttgagtgAAAGTCCTGCGGGTAAGGAAACCCTACactaaaaagaagagagcaaGAAACAGCAGCTTTTACCCAGTGGGGGAAAGTTTGCAAAttagagggaaaaaaacaaaaatcatcaCAATCTGGAGTCCACCAGTTCTCAATTGCTCGAATCAGCACTGACAATGTGACAATCTAACTGTTGCGGTTTAGAAAACGAAACACTTCCCGAACGAAGTGTGACCTATAGAGACTTATTACAATGACTCCCATGGTAGCAAAAATGTCACCaaagtataaaaagaaaagaagcgaCATCGAAACAAGTCAGAACACGTCATTTGTTCCAACAGACTAGAAGTATTTTCTCCTTTCCAGCATGTACTTACTGGTAGGtgcaatttcatttccttcaattcaattcaacatTTAACGTTAACTAATTTCAATTCTGAACATTTGCTTCTAATCCTCACATTTCAGTTGGTTATCGCATCATGTTTGGTGCTGACAGCAACAAATGGCTACAGCTTCCAAAGACCAATTAGACCTTCAATCGTGCCCATTCAGACTGCTTCCCATCCCAAACCCGGAGGATATGCAGCCCAACAACAACCCTGGACTTCTGGTAGCGTCGGTGTGCATTCCGCAGCTGCAGGAACCCGAAATCATCCAACATTCAAACAACCCGTTGGACCCGCATCAGGTGTCAGACCATATTTAGCCACTCCATCTCAAATTGCAGCACCTTCCAGTGTGTCCAAAGCGCAAAAGCCCGTACCCGTAAGACCCTACCCTTACCAACatggccagcaacaacaacaacagggtcCCAAAGGAGTCGCTTCTTTCCAATCCAACAGGCCTTATCCGTCTCAAGCTAATACCGTGGTTAAAACAGCGCTACCAAAACAGCCCGATAGCGGGAAAAGCGCTACTTCACAGGCTTATTCAGTCGCTTCTTCACAGGCCCATCCAGTTGCTACTGCACAGGCCTATCCAGTCGGGCCGGCAGTTGGCTCCAACCATGTCCAGCAAGTAAAAGGTGCACCAACGGGACCCGTTCGAGCCGAGGCGTCTTACcaagtaacaacaaaaaatccattGCCACAGCGCTGGATTCCTTCTTACGGCGGTCCTCAAAATCCTTCATCACAACAATCTAGCTCATTACAAGCTACTGGCGGTTATCTACAGCAGCCTTCCAAGAAGCCAACAGGACACGTATCcaatacaaaaaagaataataaggaaaaagagaacgaGAGTTTCAATCCGTACCGCGAGCCTCCATTACAAACTGCTTTTTCAACAACTCGTAAACCCATCAGTCAAGCAACAAATGTAAAGCCCAACAGGAAAAACCCTGGCGAAGTACCATCAATCATCCCTCAAACCATTTCACATTCTAATGCGTTACCAGCAGCCAATAATTATCAGATTCATAAGAATCCAACCGTGTCAGAGGGCCCGTCAAAAGCTGGCGCATTAGCACCAGCATCACAAACTCACAATTATCAGATCCCCAAAGCCAGCGTCCCTAATACTTCATCTCAATCAGAATCAAGTACCCCGTCATCAGCAGCCCTTAATGCCCATCAAAAGCCCGAAACATCTTTAGCACCCGGAGAAGGGGGAAAATACCCGGCCCATtccgatgctgctgctgctgcaactaaTACTTATCAAATTCCGAAACCTTATTCCACGCCGTCTGCGGTAAGTGCACCTCAAACTCAGCCGCCGCAATCGACTAGTACCACGGAGCACTACCAGTTCTCCCATCAGGTGAAAGTCTCCACCGAGTCTATTGTTCCCCAACAATACGAATCggaaaaagtgaaagaaagtTTTTCCGATGAGAGTAAGGAAGCTCACTACAAGATTCCTCCGACTGAGACAAAATCGACTGCTGACGTAGCAGGAGACGCTGACTACCAAGCCCCGCAACAATCTGCCTATACTGTAGAAGAATCTGCCAAATTGCATTCGGCGGAGCAGACTCCGCAAAATGAAGCGACAAATGGAGAAACTTTAGAGAGCGTTAGTGGGTATCAATATGCTCAAAATGctgctacaacaacaacaacaaatcaacCCAGTTACCAGACTCTGCAACCTGTTGAAGTGCCTTCAACTAACCCACTGACTGTCCCTACAA
It encodes:
- the LOC124314863 gene encoding endocuticle structural glycoprotein SgAbd-2-like; its protein translation is MKIFVVFALYFVAAGASPLGSTSDTREPVRTQNTSEVSIPDTTTSIPILRQDLVINNGSFINNFETGHGIVINESGNQKQIGDGSGTVSSGAFSFTNPEGAVITVTWIANENGFQATGDHLPTPHPTPEHVVKMLADMEAAALHAISTIP
- the LOC124314877 gene encoding endocuticle structural glycoprotein SgAbd-1-like, producing MKLLIVVALFAVASANTFQNPWSTARVLKIDDEKPVAILRSASDFKDDGSWRHSFASEDGIQVEANGFQKRVGPKPEDVGAVSRGSYSYTSPEGFLITVNWVADENGFQAKGDHLPVAPPMPPHVVKMLADLRAAGRL
- the LOC124314648 gene encoding cell wall protein RBR3-like, coding for MYLLLVIASCLVLTATNGYSFQRPIRPSIVPIQTASHPKPGGYAAQQQPWTSGSVGVHSAAAGTRNHPTFKQPVGPASGVRPYLATPSQIAAPSSVSKAQKPVPVRPYPYQHGQQQQQQGPKGVASFQSNRPYPSQANTVVKTALPKQPDSGKSATSQAYSVASSQAHPVATAQAYPVGPAVGSNHVQQVKGAPTGPVRAEASYQVTTKNPLPQRWIPSYGGPQNPSSQQSSSLQATGGYLQQPSKKPTGHVSNTKKNNKEKENESFNPYREPPLQTAFSTTRKPISQATNVKPNRKNPGEVPSIIPQTISHSNALPAANNYQIHKNPTVSEGPSKAGALAPASQTHNYQIPKASVPNTSSQSESSTPSSAALNAHQKPETSLAPGEGGKYPAHSDAAAAATNTYQIPKPYSTPSAVSAPQTQPPQSTSTTEHYQFSHQVKVSTESIVPQQYESEKVKESFSDESKEAHYKIPPTETKSTADVAGDADYQAPQQSAYTVEESAKLHSAEQTPQNEATNGETLESVSGYQYAQNAATTTTTNQPSYQTLQPVEVPSTNPLTVPTTTPFSLPSFDGSAIPKYVLGTYSPLVLPEDPLQLAHSAYGVEQLGVEEHQDAPAQPAAIPPQSTGSYGAPAVSLDTIKNLPLSQQWGYYSAEPFQPASVEISQSDIPSGAPGGGYQSPQTSATAEINNPAPAYGFQQSATAQQNNGYPSNQQSSAGSENSYATFKQTANAAIENAFSNQRTSSSDENVGGRSHQSFDDNVNKPPVATLVSENVLNEDGSFSYNYETEDGIKVEVSGNQKQIGADPENSGTVSKGSYSYTAPDGAKISVNWVADENGFQPTGKHLPTPPTVPDHSVAQSSVGGKTAGNSVPAEWGQSAHAY